From Actinosynnema mirum DSM 43827, a single genomic window includes:
- a CDS encoding Rieske (2Fe-2S) protein, protein MTAVRVCSLADLTDRVPVAFQVGDEQVPVVLVRQGDAVHALRDECSHAAISLSEGEVTRKGIECWLHGSCFDLATGKPSSPPASDPVDVFAVELRGGDVHVDVTTTTN, encoded by the coding sequence GTGACCGCCGTCCGGGTGTGCTCGCTCGCCGACCTGACCGACCGCGTGCCGGTCGCGTTCCAGGTCGGCGACGAGCAGGTCCCGGTCGTGCTGGTCCGGCAGGGGGACGCCGTGCACGCGCTGCGCGACGAGTGCAGCCACGCCGCGATCTCCCTCAGCGAGGGCGAGGTGACCCGCAAGGGCATCGAGTGCTGGCTGCACGGGTCGTGCTTCGACCTGGCCACCGGCAAGCCCTCCTCGCCGCCCGCGTCCGACCCGGTCGACGTGTTCGCCGTGGAACTGCGCGGTGGTGACGTCCACGTGGACGTCACCACCACCACCAACTGA
- a CDS encoding metal-sulfur cluster assembly factor — protein sequence MPEPPAPKAGIAALDDVEEAMRDVVDPELGINVVDLGLVYDIRVDENNTALIDMTLTSAACPLTDVIEDQTRSALVGGVGGGIVDDFRINWVWMPPWGPEKITDDGRDQLRALGFTV from the coding sequence ATGCCGGAGCCGCCCGCGCCCAAGGCCGGGATCGCGGCGCTGGACGACGTCGAGGAGGCCATGCGCGACGTGGTCGACCCCGAGCTCGGCATCAACGTGGTCGACCTCGGCCTGGTCTACGACATCAGGGTGGACGAGAACAACACCGCCCTGATCGACATGACGCTCACCTCGGCGGCCTGCCCGCTGACCGACGTCATCGAGGACCAGACCAGGTCCGCGCTGGTCGGCGGCGTCGGCGGCGGCATCGTCGACGACTTCCGCATCAACTGGGTGTGGATGCCGCCGTGGGGCCCGGAGAAGATCACCGACGACGGCCGCGACCAGCTGCGCGCCCTCGGCTTCACGGTCTGA
- the sufC gene encoding Fe-S cluster assembly ATPase SufC — translation MATLEIKDLHVSVVADETTKEILKGVDLTINAGETHAIMGPNGSGKSTLSYAIAGHPKYQITSGTVTLDGEDVLEMSVDERARAGLFLAMQYPVEVPGVSMSNFLRSAATAVRGEAPNLRHWVKEVKGAMSELDIDPAFAERSVNEGFSGGEKKRHEILQLGLLQPKIAILDETDSGLDVDALRVVSEGVNRYKASNEVGVMLITHYTRILKYISPDFVHVFAGGRIVESGGPELADQLESEGYVKYTGKQEAASIA, via the coding sequence ATGGCCACTCTGGAGATCAAGGACCTGCACGTCTCGGTCGTCGCCGACGAGACGACCAAGGAGATCCTCAAGGGCGTCGACCTCACCATCAACGCCGGTGAGACCCACGCCATCATGGGCCCCAACGGCTCCGGCAAGTCCACGCTGTCCTACGCCATCGCGGGCCACCCGAAGTACCAGATCACCTCGGGCACCGTCACCCTGGACGGCGAGGACGTCCTGGAGATGAGCGTCGACGAGCGCGCCCGCGCGGGCCTGTTCCTCGCCATGCAGTACCCGGTCGAGGTGCCCGGCGTCTCGATGTCGAACTTCCTGCGCAGCGCCGCCACCGCCGTGCGCGGCGAGGCCCCGAACCTGCGCCACTGGGTCAAGGAGGTCAAGGGCGCGATGTCCGAGCTGGACATCGACCCGGCCTTCGCCGAGCGCTCGGTCAACGAGGGCTTCTCCGGCGGCGAGAAGAAGCGCCACGAGATCCTCCAGCTGGGCCTGCTCCAGCCGAAGATCGCGATCCTGGACGAGACCGACTCGGGCCTCGACGTGGACGCGCTGCGCGTGGTGTCCGAGGGCGTCAACCGCTACAAGGCGTCCAACGAGGTCGGCGTCATGCTGATCACGCACTACACCCGCATCCTCAAGTACATCTCGCCCGACTTCGTGCACGTCTTCGCGGGCGGCCGGATCGTCGAGTCCGGCGGCCCCGAGCTGGCCGACCAGCTCGAGTCCGAGGGTTACGTGAAGTACACCGGCAAGCAGGAAGCCGCGAGCATCGCCTGA
- the sufD gene encoding Fe-S cluster assembly protein SufD: MAVTTEEQHGLTAHSHGAGTLVTSRADHFTSYDVAAFEVPGGREEIWRFTPLKRMAGLHSGAEATGAATVEVDAPEAVKVETVGRDDERLGAAGVPGDRVAAQAWSAFAQATVITLPGDTELAPTTVTVTGAGEGQVAYGHVQVRADKFAKAVVVLDHRGSGAYADNVEIVVGDGADLTVVTVQDWADDAVHVSTHHIRLGRDAKVRHTAVTLGGDLVRLTPLVSYADRGGDAELHGLYFADAGQHLEHRPFIDHSVPNCRSNVVYKGALQGEGAHTVWIGDVLIRAAAEGTDTYELNRNLVLTDGARADSVPNLEIETGEIEGAGHASATGRFDDEQLFYLQARGIPEDQARRLVVRGFFHEILLKISVPEVRERLEAAIEAELEAVGV; encoded by the coding sequence ATGGCCGTCACCACCGAAGAGCAGCACGGCCTGACGGCCCACTCGCACGGCGCGGGAACGCTGGTCACCTCGCGCGCCGACCACTTCACGTCCTACGACGTGGCGGCGTTCGAGGTGCCCGGCGGGCGCGAGGAGATCTGGCGCTTCACCCCGCTCAAGCGCATGGCCGGCCTGCACAGCGGGGCCGAGGCCACCGGCGCGGCCACCGTCGAGGTCGACGCGCCCGAGGCCGTCAAGGTCGAGACCGTGGGTCGCGACGACGAGCGCCTCGGCGCCGCGGGCGTCCCCGGCGACCGGGTCGCTGCCCAGGCGTGGTCCGCGTTCGCCCAGGCGACCGTGATCACCCTGCCCGGCGACACCGAGCTGGCCCCGACCACCGTGACCGTCACCGGCGCGGGCGAGGGCCAGGTCGCGTACGGCCACGTGCAGGTGCGCGCGGACAAGTTCGCCAAGGCCGTCGTGGTCCTGGACCACCGGGGCTCCGGCGCGTACGCCGACAACGTCGAGATCGTCGTCGGCGACGGCGCGGACCTCACCGTCGTCACCGTGCAGGACTGGGCCGACGACGCGGTGCACGTCTCCACGCACCACATCCGGCTCGGCCGCGACGCCAAGGTGCGGCACACCGCCGTCACCCTCGGCGGCGACCTGGTCCGGCTCACCCCCCTCGTGTCCTACGCGGACCGGGGCGGCGACGCCGAGCTGCACGGCCTGTACTTCGCCGACGCGGGCCAGCACCTGGAGCACCGGCCGTTCATCGACCACTCGGTGCCGAACTGCCGCAGCAACGTCGTCTACAAGGGCGCGCTGCAGGGCGAGGGCGCGCACACCGTGTGGATCGGCGACGTCCTGATCCGCGCGGCGGCCGAGGGCACCGACACCTACGAGCTGAACCGCAACCTGGTCCTCACCGACGGCGCCCGCGCCGACTCGGTGCCGAACCTGGAGATCGAGACCGGTGAGATCGAGGGCGCGGGCCACGCCAGCGCCACCGGCCGGTTCGACGACGAGCAGCTGTTCTACCTCCAGGCCAGGGGCATCCCCGAGGACCAGGCGCGCAGGCTGGTCGTCCGGGGCTTCTTCCACGAGATCCTGCTGAAGATCAGCGTCCCCGAGGTGCGCGAGCGCCTCGAGGCCGCGATCGAGGCGGAACTGGAAGCCGTGGGCGTGTGA
- a CDS encoding CBS domain-containing protein, producing the protein MTTAREIMHAGVMCVQDNQTLEEAAVMMRDMKVGSLPICGSDDKLKGIITDRDIVISCVAAGISPADMRAGQLARNLHWVDADTDITDVLETMEVNQIRRIPVLENHRLVGMVSESDLAKHLDDDQLAEFIERVYSD; encoded by the coding sequence ATGACCACCGCGCGAGAGATCATGCACGCGGGCGTGATGTGCGTGCAGGACAACCAGACGCTGGAGGAGGCGGCGGTGATGATGCGGGACATGAAGGTCGGCTCGCTGCCGATCTGCGGGAGCGACGACAAGCTCAAGGGCATCATCACCGACCGGGACATCGTGATCAGCTGCGTCGCGGCGGGCATCTCCCCCGCCGACATGCGGGCCGGTCAGCTCGCGCGGAACCTGCACTGGGTGGACGCGGACACCGACATCACCGACGTGCTGGAGACGATGGAGGTCAACCAGATCCGGCGCATCCCGGTGCTGGAGAACCACCGCCTGGTGGGCATGGTCAGCGAGTCCGACCTGGCCAAGCACCTGGACGACGACCAGCTCGCCGAGTTCATCGAGCGGGTCTACTCCGACTAG
- the sufB gene encoding Fe-S cluster assembly protein SufB, whose amino-acid sequence MTAAAEQRTTTVPLTQEETLASIGNYEFGWADSDVAGASARRGLNEDVVRDISGKKNEPEWMLEYRLKALRLFDRKPMPSWGSDLSGIDFDNIKYFVRSTEKQAASWEDLPEEIKNTYDRLGIPEAEKQRLVAGVAAQYESEVVYHQIREDLEEQGVIFLDTDTGLKEHPELFKEYFGSVIPAGDNKFSALNSATWSGGSFIYVPKGVHVDIPLQAYFRINTENMGQFERTLIIVDEDAYVHYVEGCTAPIYSSDSLHSAVVEIVVKKGGRCRYTTIQNWSNNVYNLVTKRAKAEAGATMEWVDGNIGSKVTMKYPAVYLMGEHAKGEVLSIAFAGEGQHQDTGAKMVHMAPHTSSTIVSKSVARGGGRASYRGLVQVNKRAHHSKSTVKCDALLVDTISRSDTYPYVDVREDDVAMGHEATVSKVSEDQLFYLMSRGLNEDEAMAMIVRGFVEPIARELPMEYALELNRLIELQMEGAVG is encoded by the coding sequence ATGACTGCCGCTGCCGAGCAGCGAACCACCACGGTCCCGCTCACCCAGGAAGAGACCCTGGCGAGCATCGGGAACTACGAGTTCGGCTGGGCCGACTCGGATGTGGCAGGCGCGAGCGCCCGTCGTGGTTTGAACGAGGACGTCGTCCGGGACATCTCGGGCAAGAAGAACGAGCCCGAGTGGATGCTCGAGTACCGGCTCAAGGCGCTGCGGCTGTTCGACCGCAAGCCCATGCCGTCGTGGGGCTCCGACCTGTCGGGCATCGACTTCGACAACATCAAGTACTTCGTGCGCTCCACCGAGAAGCAGGCCGCTTCCTGGGAGGACCTGCCCGAGGAGATCAAGAACACCTACGACCGGCTCGGCATCCCCGAGGCGGAGAAGCAGCGCCTCGTCGCGGGCGTCGCCGCCCAGTACGAGTCCGAGGTCGTCTACCACCAGATCCGCGAGGACCTGGAGGAGCAGGGCGTCATCTTCCTGGACACCGACACCGGTCTCAAGGAGCACCCCGAGCTCTTCAAGGAGTACTTCGGCTCGGTCATCCCGGCCGGCGACAACAAGTTCTCCGCGCTGAACTCCGCGACCTGGTCCGGCGGCTCGTTCATCTACGTGCCCAAGGGCGTCCACGTGGACATCCCGCTCCAGGCCTACTTCCGGATCAACACCGAGAACATGGGCCAGTTCGAGCGGACGCTGATCATCGTCGACGAGGACGCCTACGTCCACTACGTCGAGGGCTGCACCGCCCCGATCTACTCCTCCGACTCGCTGCACTCCGCGGTCGTGGAGATCGTCGTGAAGAAGGGCGGTCGCTGCCGCTACACGACGATCCAGAACTGGTCGAACAACGTCTACAACCTGGTCACCAAGCGGGCCAAGGCCGAGGCGGGCGCGACCATGGAGTGGGTCGACGGCAACATCGGCTCCAAGGTCACCATGAAGTACCCGGCCGTGTACCTGATGGGCGAGCACGCCAAGGGCGAGGTCCTCTCGATCGCGTTCGCCGGCGAGGGCCAGCACCAGGACACCGGCGCGAAGATGGTCCACATGGCCCCGCACACCTCCTCGACCATCGTGTCGAAGTCGGTGGCGCGCGGCGGCGGCCGGGCCTCGTACCGCGGCCTGGTCCAGGTCAACAAGCGGGCGCACCACTCCAAGTCCACGGTCAAGTGCGACGCGCTGCTGGTCGACACGATCAGCCGCTCCGACACCTACCCGTACGTGGACGTCCGCGAGGACGACGTGGCCATGGGCCACGAGGCCACCGTCTCCAAGGTGTCCGAGGACCAGCTGTTCTACCTGATGTCGCGCGGCCTCAACGAGGACGAGGCCATGGCCATGATCGTGCGCGGGTTCGTCGAGCCCATCGCGCGCGAGCTGCCCATGGAGTACGCGCTGGAGTTGAACCGCCTGATCGAGCTTCAGATGGAAGGGGCCGTCGGCTGA
- a CDS encoding lycopene cyclase family protein, whose translation MDVLVVGGGPAGRALAGAAARRGLEVSLVDPRPERPWRATYAAWSDELPEGTPVVTRSRARAFSTAEHVLEREYSVLDNARLWELPPEVEVLRARVIARAEGRVRLADGRVLRARRVVDATGSRGGRAAQTAVGVVVSQAEAEPFVAPGEAVIMDWRRPPSATTGDPTFLYAVPLGPDRVLLEETSLARAPGLPLAELRLRLRSRLDAHGVRMPSAEERVRIPLDAPKAEDGFGAGGGLVHPATGYGVATALRLAPVVADALAAGEGPEVLWTQETRMVHALRLRGLTALLSLAPREIPEFFHRFFHLPVENQREYLSHRDDLRGLTSTMLILFRSSPWRVRASLAGSVFFGQSLLNSG comes from the coding sequence GCGGGCCACGTACGCGGCGTGGTCGGACGAGCTGCCCGAGGGGACGCCGGTGGTGACGCGGTCGCGCGCGCGGGCGTTCTCCACGGCCGAGCACGTGCTGGAGCGCGAGTACTCGGTGCTGGACAACGCCCGCCTGTGGGAGCTCCCCCCCGAGGTCGAGGTGCTCCGCGCGCGCGTGATCGCGCGCGCGGAGGGCCGGGTGCGCCTGGCGGACGGCCGGGTGCTGCGGGCTCGGCGGGTCGTGGACGCGACCGGGTCGCGGGGTGGCCGGGCGGCGCAGACCGCGGTGGGCGTGGTGGTGAGCCAGGCCGAGGCTGAGCCGTTCGTCGCCCCCGGCGAGGCGGTGATCATGGACTGGCGCCGTCCACCGTCCGCGACCACGGGCGACCCGACGTTCCTGTACGCGGTGCCGCTGGGCCCGGACCGGGTGCTGCTGGAGGAGACCTCGCTCGCCCGCGCGCCCGGTCTGCCGCTGGCGGAGCTGCGGTTGCGGCTGCGGTCGCGGTTGGACGCGCACGGCGTCCGGATGCCGTCCGCCGAGGAGCGGGTGCGCATCCCGCTGGACGCGCCGAAGGCCGAGGACGGGTTCGGCGCGGGCGGCGGTCTGGTGCACCCGGCGACGGGGTACGGGGTGGCGACCGCGCTGCGGCTGGCGCCGGTGGTGGCGGACGCGCTCGCGGCGGGCGAGGGGCCGGAGGTGCTGTGGACGCAGGAGACGAGAATGGTGCACGCGCTGCGACTGCGCGGTCTCACCGCGTTGCTGTCGCTGGCCCCTCGGGAAATCCCGGAATTCTTTCACCGGTTTTTCCACTTGCCGGTGGAGAACCAGCGGGAGTACCTCTCGCACCGCGATGACCTGCGCGGACTCACCTCCACAATGTTGATCTTGTTCCGGTCCTCCCCCTGGCGGGTGCGCGCCTCGCTGGCGGGTTCGGTGTTCTTCGGCCAAAGCTTGTTGAACAGCGGGTGA
- a CDS encoding carboxylate-amine ligase — MSEVDVTALPIPRSGSGTALTIGVEEEFLLVDEVTGELVPLGPQVLSGPPDRGLDLQPEMTQYQVESATAVCRTASEVREQLLAARAALARRAAAHGARLVASGAPVLGGEHPPPLTDHPRYRRIMERYGALVDGLTICGCHVHVGIPSPSEGLVISNHLRRWLPVLLALSANSPFHEGRDTGYASWRHVVWNPWPSAGPPPWFDSVEDYRLATHLLRTSGAALDDGMVYWDVRLSANHPTVELRVCDVAATVEEAVVLAALVRAIAATALSGEAAPRVSDRLLRVALWQAARHGPEGAAVDPLSGVPVPFAEEVGGLLRWCGAALDAAGDTELVVEGVARLLRDGGGAARQRKAYRRRGEFTDVVELLTTRT, encoded by the coding sequence GTGAGCGAAGTCGACGTCACCGCGCTGCCGATTCCGCGTTCCGGGTCCGGGACAGCGCTGACCATCGGGGTCGAGGAGGAGTTCCTGCTGGTGGACGAGGTCACCGGGGAGCTGGTGCCGCTGGGTCCGCAGGTGCTCTCCGGGCCGCCCGACCGGGGGCTCGATCTCCAGCCCGAGATGACGCAGTACCAGGTGGAGAGCGCGACGGCGGTGTGCCGCACGGCCTCCGAGGTGCGCGAGCAGCTGCTCGCGGCGCGCGCGGCGCTGGCCAGGCGGGCGGCGGCGCACGGGGCGCGCCTGGTCGCGTCGGGCGCGCCGGTGCTGGGCGGCGAGCACCCGCCGCCGCTGACCGACCACCCGCGCTACCGGCGGATCATGGAGCGGTACGGGGCGCTGGTGGACGGGCTGACCATCTGCGGGTGCCACGTGCACGTGGGCATCCCGTCGCCGTCCGAGGGCCTGGTGATCAGCAACCACCTGCGGCGCTGGCTGCCGGTGCTGCTGGCGCTGAGCGCGAACTCGCCGTTCCACGAGGGCAGGGACACCGGGTACGCGAGCTGGCGGCACGTGGTGTGGAACCCGTGGCCGTCGGCGGGCCCGCCGCCGTGGTTCGACTCGGTGGAGGACTACCGGCTGGCCACGCACCTGCTGCGCACGAGCGGGGCGGCGCTGGACGACGGGATGGTCTACTGGGACGTCCGGCTGTCCGCGAACCACCCGACCGTGGAGCTGCGGGTGTGCGACGTGGCGGCGACGGTCGAGGAGGCCGTGGTGCTGGCGGCGCTGGTGCGGGCGATCGCGGCGACCGCGCTGTCCGGCGAGGCGGCGCCTCGGGTGTCGGACCGGCTGCTGCGGGTGGCGCTGTGGCAGGCGGCGCGGCACGGGCCGGAGGGGGCGGCGGTGGACCCGCTGAGCGGGGTGCCGGTGCCGTTCGCCGAGGAGGTCGGCGGGCTGCTGCGGTGGTGCGGGGCGGCGCTGGACGCGGCCGGTGACACCGAGCTCGTGGTCGAGGGCGTGGCCAGGCTGCTGCGGGACGGCGGCGGCGCGGCCAGGCAGCGGAAGGCGTACCGCAGGCGGGGCGAGTTCACCGACGTGGTGGAGCTGCTGACCACCCGGACGTAG
- a CDS encoding GGDEF domain-containing protein — MPALLDDVRFAFQPLFNLNTGGVVAVEALARPHDGTALDLLQAAFRAGHLVDADVALACRAVRHAAEHEFGLPLHVNLMSMTVAEQPEKLEPLLRALHEVGRSPDRLVVELGVPYTRTPRKALLAGVRWLRDAGVRVALDGVGDGDVPLALLTDVAPDQLKLDRGIVVGLPDDGGRAALLTALLGVCEQTGSVLVAEGVETEAQLAALRRAGVRMAQGDLLAPARRRPDVAATIPSALAETADPEAVARTTPNLRLAGPSVTDFLHPATTLPETATAEEVREVLAAQPSVTGVVLVDGRGRPSWTLERNRFLLAVTGPFGHALHANREASRLADRPRAVGARFSALELLEVVTHGDRERANDDLVVVDEDDKCLGVVRVADVVRGVAELKVEQAASMNPLTRLPGSESIAREVERRVLAGEVFAVGWLDVDSFKGVNDRAGFAAGDDLIRAVGRRLAEGVAGLSTVRVGHVGGDDFLLVAGLDELIGFGAGVLDSEFGVDGLRVTLSLATLVCATGSVGSYREVSRLLAPLKRQAKSLSGSSWVLGRPGTDRVDVLRGGPHLAVG; from the coding sequence GTGCCTGCCCTGCTGGACGATGTCCGATTCGCCTTCCAGCCCCTGTTCAACCTGAACACCGGTGGGGTCGTCGCGGTCGAGGCCCTGGCCCGGCCGCACGACGGCACCGCGCTCGACCTGCTCCAGGCGGCGTTCCGCGCCGGGCACCTGGTGGACGCGGACGTCGCGCTCGCCTGCCGCGCGGTCCGGCACGCGGCCGAGCACGAGTTCGGGCTGCCGCTGCACGTCAACCTCATGTCGATGACCGTCGCGGAGCAGCCGGAGAAGCTGGAGCCGCTGCTGCGCGCGCTGCACGAGGTCGGCCGCTCCCCCGACCGCCTGGTGGTGGAGCTGGGCGTGCCGTACACGCGCACCCCGCGCAAGGCGCTGCTGGCCGGCGTGCGGTGGCTGCGGGACGCGGGCGTGCGGGTGGCGCTGGACGGGGTGGGCGACGGCGACGTGCCGCTCGCGCTGCTCACCGACGTGGCCCCGGACCAGCTCAAGCTGGACCGGGGCATCGTCGTCGGCCTCCCCGACGACGGCGGCCGGGCGGCGCTGCTGACCGCGCTGCTGGGCGTGTGCGAGCAGACCGGCTCGGTGCTGGTGGCCGAGGGCGTGGAGACCGAGGCGCAGCTGGCCGCGCTGCGGCGGGCCGGGGTGCGGATGGCGCAGGGCGACCTGCTGGCGCCCGCGCGGCGGCGGCCGGACGTGGCGGCGACGATCCCGTCCGCGCTCGCCGAGACCGCGGACCCGGAGGCGGTGGCGCGCACGACGCCGAACCTGCGGCTGGCCGGGCCGAGCGTGACCGACTTCCTGCACCCGGCGACCACCCTGCCCGAGACGGCGACCGCCGAGGAGGTGCGGGAGGTCCTGGCCGCGCAGCCGTCGGTGACCGGTGTGGTGCTGGTCGACGGGCGGGGCAGGCCGTCGTGGACGCTGGAGCGCAACCGGTTCCTGCTCGCGGTGACCGGGCCGTTCGGGCACGCGCTGCACGCCAACCGGGAGGCGTCGCGGCTCGCGGACCGGCCGAGGGCGGTGGGGGCGCGGTTCAGCGCGCTGGAGCTGCTGGAGGTCGTCACGCACGGGGACCGGGAGCGGGCGAACGACGACCTGGTCGTGGTGGACGAGGACGACAAGTGCCTCGGCGTCGTGCGGGTGGCGGACGTGGTGCGCGGGGTCGCCGAGCTGAAGGTGGAGCAGGCGGCGTCGATGAACCCGCTGACCCGGTTGCCGGGCAGCGAGTCGATCGCGCGCGAGGTGGAGCGGCGGGTGCTGGCGGGCGAGGTGTTCGCCGTGGGCTGGCTGGACGTGGACTCGTTCAAGGGCGTGAACGACCGGGCCGGGTTCGCGGCGGGCGACGACCTGATCCGCGCGGTGGGCAGGCGGCTGGCCGAGGGGGTCGCCGGGCTGTCGACGGTGCGGGTGGGCCACGTGGGCGGGGACGACTTCCTGCTGGTGGCGGGCCTGGACGAGCTGATCGGGTTCGGGGCCGGGGTGCTGGACTCGGAGTTCGGCGTCGACGGGCTGCGGGTGACGCTGTCGCTGGCGACGCTGGTGTGCGCGACCGGGTCGGTGGGCTCGTACCGCGAGGTGTCCCGGCTGCTGGCCCCGCTCAAGCGGCAGGCGAAGTCGCTGAGCGGGTCGAGCTGGGTGCTGGGCAGGCCGGGCACGGACCGGGTGGACGTGCTGCGCGGCGGACCGCACCTCGCGGTCGGCTGA
- the sufU gene encoding Fe-S cluster assembly sulfur transfer protein SufU: protein MQLQQMYQEIILDHYKNPHGRGLRDPYDAESHQINPTCGDEVTLRVKLDGPLVADVSYDGQGCSISQAATSVLTDLVVGKPVEQAMGKLDAFVELMQGRGQVEPDEDVLEDGIAFAGVAKYPARVKCALLGWMAFKDAVSRSEGAKS from the coding sequence ATGCAGCTTCAGCAGATGTACCAGGAGATCATCCTGGACCACTACAAGAACCCGCACGGCCGCGGCCTGCGGGACCCGTACGACGCCGAGTCCCACCAGATCAACCCCACCTGCGGCGACGAGGTCACGCTCAGGGTGAAGCTGGACGGGCCGCTCGTCGCCGACGTCTCCTACGACGGCCAGGGCTGCTCGATCAGCCAGGCCGCCACGTCCGTGCTCACCGACCTGGTGGTCGGCAAGCCGGTCGAGCAGGCCATGGGCAAGCTCGACGCGTTCGTCGAGCTGATGCAGGGCCGCGGCCAGGTGGAGCCGGACGAGGACGTGCTGGAGGACGGCATCGCGTTCGCGGGTGTGGCGAAGTACCCGGCGCGCGTGAAGTGCGCGCTGCTGGGCTGGATGGCTTTCAAGGACGCGGTTTCCCGCAGCGAGGGAGCGAAGTCGTGA
- a CDS encoding cysteine desulfurase, with amino-acid sequence MTTTAAPLDVEVVRADFPILGRTVREGKRLVYLDSGATSQRPSQVLDAERAFLETANAAVHRGAHQLAEEATDAYEDARRRIAGFVGVGVDEVVFTKNATEGVNLVAYAMGNAATAGPEAERFLLGPGDEIVVTEMEHHANLVPWQQLALRTGATLRWLGVTDEGRLDLSNLDEVVNERTKVLAFTHQSNVLGTVNPVAALVAAAARVGALTVLDACQSVPHAPVDFRALGVDFAVFSGHKMLGPSGVGVLYGRRALLEALPPFLTGGSMIEMVEMARSTFAPPPQRFEAGVPMTSQAVALGAAVDYLNAVGMDRVAAHEHELVAAALSGLAAIPGVRVVGPTDLADRGGAVSFVVDGVHAHDVGQVLDSLGVAVRVGHHCAWPLHRRMNAAATVRASFYLYNTQGEVDALLSAVREAQKFFGVA; translated from the coding sequence GTGACCACCACCGCTGCTCCGCTGGACGTCGAAGTCGTGCGCGCGGACTTCCCGATCCTGGGCCGCACCGTGCGCGAGGGCAAGCGGCTGGTCTACCTCGACTCCGGCGCCACCTCGCAGCGCCCGAGCCAGGTCCTGGACGCCGAGCGGGCGTTCCTGGAGACCGCCAACGCCGCGGTCCACCGCGGCGCGCACCAGCTGGCCGAGGAGGCCACCGACGCCTACGAGGACGCCCGCCGCAGGATCGCGGGCTTCGTCGGCGTCGGCGTCGACGAGGTCGTGTTCACCAAGAACGCGACCGAGGGCGTCAACCTGGTCGCGTACGCCATGGGCAACGCGGCCACGGCGGGCCCGGAGGCCGAGCGCTTCCTGCTGGGCCCCGGCGACGAGATCGTCGTGACCGAGATGGAGCACCACGCCAACCTGGTGCCGTGGCAGCAGCTCGCGCTGCGCACCGGGGCCACGCTGCGCTGGCTCGGCGTCACCGACGAGGGCAGGCTCGACCTGTCGAACCTGGACGAGGTGGTGAACGAGCGCACCAAGGTGCTCGCGTTCACCCACCAGTCCAACGTGCTCGGCACGGTCAACCCGGTCGCCGCCCTCGTCGCCGCGGCGGCGCGGGTCGGCGCGCTGACCGTGCTCGACGCCTGCCAGTCCGTGCCGCACGCGCCCGTCGACTTCCGCGCCCTCGGCGTGGACTTCGCCGTCTTCAGCGGCCACAAGATGCTCGGTCCCTCGGGCGTCGGCGTCCTCTACGGCCGCCGCGCGCTCCTGGAGGCGCTGCCCCCGTTCCTCACCGGCGGCTCCATGATCGAGATGGTCGAGATGGCCCGCTCCACGTTCGCCCCGCCGCCGCAGCGGTTCGAGGCGGGCGTGCCGATGACCTCGCAGGCCGTCGCGCTCGGCGCCGCCGTCGACTACCTGAACGCGGTCGGCATGGACCGGGTCGCCGCGCACGAGCACGAACTGGTCGCCGCCGCCCTCAGCGGCCTGGCGGCCATTCCCGGCGTGCGCGTGGTCGGCCCCACCGACCTCGCCGACCGGGGCGGCGCGGTCTCGTTCGTGGTCGACGGGGTGCACGCGCACGACGTCGGCCAGGTCCTGGACAGCCTCGGCGTCGCGGTCCGCGTCGGCCACCACTGCGCGTGGCCGCTGCACCGCAGGATGAACGCCGCGGCCACCGTGCGGGCCAGCTTCTACCTCTACAACACGCAGGGCGAGGTGGACGCGCTGCTGTCCGCCGTCCGCGAGGCGCAGAAGTTCTTCGGGGTGGCGTGA